In one window of Epinephelus fuscoguttatus linkage group LG20, E.fuscoguttatus.final_Chr_v1 DNA:
- the LOC125880863 gene encoding ATP-citrate synthase-like isoform X3, whose protein sequence is MSAKAISEQTGKDFLYKYICTTAAVQNRFRYASVTAETDWGRLTQEHPWLLTERLVVKPDQLIKRRGKLGLVGINLDLDGVREWLKPRLMKETTIGKAKGVLKNFLIEPFVPHPQEEEFYVCIYATREGDHVLFHHEGGVEVGDVDAKAQRLMVAVDEKLSEAQVTEQLLTHVPDEKKEVLASFIVGLFNLYEDLYFTYLEINPIVVTKDGVYVLDMAAKIDATADYICKAKWGDVEFPPPFGREAYPEEAYIADLDAKSGASLKLTLLNPHGRIWTMVAGGGASVVYSDTICDLGGVDELANYGEYSGAPSEQQTYDYAKTILSLMTREKHSQGKVLIIGGSIANFTNVAATFKGIVRAIKDYQGPLKEHEVTIFVRRGGPNYQEGLRVMGEVGKTTGIPIHVFGTETHMTAIVGMALGHKPIPNQPPMDAHTANFLLNASSSAKTPAATRTASFSEPRTSNDVTPAKKCKAGVPAAKATTLFRKQTKTIVWGMQTRAVQGMLDFDYVCSREEPSVAAMVYPFTGDHKQKFYWGHKEILVPVYKNMADAMKKHSEVDVLISFASLRSAFDSTVESMQYPQIHTIAIIAEGIPEAQTRKLIKMADEKGVTIIGPATVGGIKPGCFKIGNTGGMLDNILASKLYRPGSVAYVSRSGGMSNELNNIISRTTDGVYEGVAIGGDRYPGSTFMDHVIRYEDTPGVKMIIVLGEIGGTEEYKICQGIREGRITKPVVCWCIGTCATMFASEVQFGHAGACANQASETALAKNQALRDAGAYVPKSFDELGDVIKTVYDDLVANGTIIPAQEVPPPTVPMDYSWARELGLIRKPASFMTSICDERGQELIYAGMPITEVFKEEMGLGGVLGLLWFQRRLPRYACQFIEMCLMVTADHGPAVSGAHNTIVCARAGKDLISSLTSGLLTIGDRFGGALDAAAKQFSKAFDSGMLPMEFVNKMKKDGKLIMGIGHRVKSINNPDMRVQILKDFVKQHFTSTQLLDYALDVEKITTSKKPNLILNVDGFIGVAFVDLLRTCGGFTRDEADEFVEIGALNGIFVLGRSMGFIGHYLDQKRLKQGLYRHPWDDISYVLPEHMSM, encoded by the exons ATGTCGGCGAAAGCCATCTCAGAGCAGACAGGAAAAGACTTCTTGTACAAGTACATCTGCACCACAGCGGCCGTGCAGAACCGCTTCCGCTATGCCAGTGTCACCGCTGAGACCGACTGGGGCCGCCTCACACAGGAGCATCCGTGGCTGCTGACGGAG CGGCTCGTTGTGAAGCCAGATCAACTCATCAAGCGGCGCGGGAAGCTCGGGCTGGTGGGCATCAACCTGGACCTGGACGGTGTCCGGGAGTGGCTCAAACCCCGCCTCATGAAAGAGACCACT ATCGGGAAGGCAAAGGGCGTGCTGAAGAATTTCCTCATCGAGCCGTTTGTCCCACACCCTCAG GAGGAGGAGTtctatgtgtgtatttatgccACACGCGAAGGCGACCATGTGCTTTTCCACCACGAGGGCGGAGTGGAGGTGGGCGACGTGGACGCCAAGGCCCAGAGGCTGATGGTTGCAGTGGATGAAAAGCTGAGCGAGGCCCAAGTCACGGAGCAGCTCCTCACACACGTTCCTGATGAAAAGAAAGA AGTCTTGGCCAGTTTTATAGTCGGTCTCTTCAACTTGTATGAGGACCTCTACTTCACCTACCTTGAGATCAACCCTATAG TCGTCACCAAAGATGGAGTGTACGTCCTCGACATGGCAGCTAAGATTGATGCTACAGCAGATTACATCTGCAAGGCTAAATGGGGTGATGTGGAGTTTCCTCCACCCTTTGGCAGAGAAGCATATCCAGAG GAGGCATACATAGCTGATCTGGATGCAAAGAGTGGTGCCAGTCTGAAGCTGACCCTGCTGAACCCTCACGGTAGGATCTGGACCATGGTGGCCGGAGGAGGGGCTTCAGTGGTCTACAG CGACACCATCTGTGACCTTGGCGGCGTGGACGAGCTAGCCAACTATGGCGAGTACTCTGGCGCACCCAGTGAACAGCAGACGTACGACTACGCGAAAACCATCCTGTCTCTTATGACACGGGAGAAACATTCCCAAG GGAAGGTGCTGATCATCGGAGGAAGTATTGCCAACTTCACCAATGTAGCAGCCACATTCAAG gGCATTGTCAGGGCCATCAAAGACTACCAAGGTCCTCTGAAGGAGCACGAGGTCACCATCTTCGTTCGACGTGGTGGGCCCAACTATCAGGAGGGGCTGAGGGTGATGGGGGAAGTAG GGAAGACCACAGGTATTCCCATCCATGTGTTTGGCACTGAAACCCACATGACGGCCATTGTTGGAATGGCTCTGGGCCACAAGCCAATCCCTAACCAGCCCCCAATGGACGCACATACGGCCAACTTCCTCCTCAATGCCAGCAGCAGTGCAAAG ACTCCAGCTGCAACAAGGACAGCTTCATTCTCTGAGCCGAGAACGTCTAACGATGTCACACCGGCTAAGAAGTGCAAAGCAGGTGTCCCAGCAG CCAAAGCCACCACGCTcttcagaaaacaaacaaagaccaTAGTCTGGGGCATGCAAACACGAGCCGTGCAAGGCATGCTGGACTTCGACTACGTGTGCTCCCGGGAGGAACCCTCGGTGGCAGCCATGGTCTACCCCTTCAC TGGGGATCATAAGCAGAAGTTCTACTGGGGCCACAAAGAGATCCTGGTGCCGGTCTATAAGAACATGGCCGACGCCATGAAGAAGCACTCCGAGGTGGACGTCCTGATTAGCTTTGCTTCACTGCGCTCAGCCTTCGACAGCACTGTGGAGTCCATGCAGTACCCGCAG ATCCACACAATTGCTATCATCGCTGAGGGCATCCCTGAAGCTCAGACAAGGAAGCTGATCAAGATGGCTGATGAGAAAGGTGTCACTATCATCGGCCCTGCTACG GTCGGCGGCATCAAGCCAGGCTGTTTTAAGATCGGCAACACAGGTGGCATGCTGGACAACATCCTGGCCTCCAAACTGTATCGCCCTGGCAGCGTGGCATATGTGTCGCGCTCTGGGGGCATGTCCAACGAGCTGAACAACATCATCTCCCGCACCACAGACGGCGTCTATGAAGGTGTGGCCATCGGAGGAGACAG ATATCCAGGCTCCACCTTCATGGACCACGTCATCCGTTACGAGGACACTCCAGGGGTCAAGATGATAATAGTGCTGGGAGAG ATTGGAGGCACAGAGGAGTACAAGATCTGCCAAGGCATCAGAGAGGGCAGGATAACCAAGCCTGTGGTGTGCTGGTGTATCGGAACCTGCGCCACCATGTTCGCCTCAGAG GTTCAGTTTGGCCATGCAGGAGCCTGCGCCAACCAGGCCTCAGAAACAGCATTAGCCAAGAACCAGGCTCTGAGGGATGCTGGAGCTTATGTACCGAAGAGCTTTGATGAACTGGGGGATGTCATCAA GACCGTGTATGACGACCTGGTGGCCAATGGGACCATCATTCCTGCCCAGGAGGTGCCTCCTCCAACAGTGCCTATGGATTACTCCTGGGCCAGG GAGTTGGGCCTGATCCGTAAGCCAGCCTCATTCATGACGAGCATCTGTGACGAACGAGGCCAGGAGCTCATCTACGCTGGCATGCCCATCACTGAGGTCTTTAAAGAGGAGATGGGTTTAGGAGGAGTGCTGGGCTTGCTTTGGTTCCAACGCAG GTTGCCGCGCTACGCCTGCCAGTTCATTGAGATGTGCCTGATGGTGACTGCTGATCACGGGCCTGCCGTCTCTGGTGCTCACAACACCATCGTCTGTGCTCGTGCCGGCAAGGACCTTATCTCAAGCCTCACGTCTGGACTGCTCACCATC GGGGACCGTTTTGGAGGTGCTCTGGATGCGGCGGCGAAGCAGTTCAGCAAGGCGTTTGACAGCGGCATGCTGCCCATGGAGTTTGTCAACAAGATGAAGAAGGACGGCAAGCTGATCATGGGCATTGGCCACAGAGTCAAATCA aTCAACAACCCCGACATGCGGGTACAGATTCTGAAGGACTTtgtgaagcagcattttacctCCACCCAGCTGCTGGACTACGCCCTGGACGTAGAGAAGATCACCACCTCCAAG AAACCCAACCTGATCCTCAACGTAGACGGTTTTATTGGTGTCGCCTTTGTGGACCTGCTGAGGACGTGTGGTGGCTTCACGCG AGATGAGGCTGACGAGTTTGTGGAGATCGGTGCACTAAATGGGATCTTTGTCCTCGGCCGCAGTATGGGCTTTATCG GGCATTACCTGGACCAGAAGAGGCTGAAACAGGGTCTGTACCGCCATCCTTGGGACGACATCTCCTACGTGCTTCCTGAGCATATGTCCATGTAA
- the LOC125880863 gene encoding ATP-citrate synthase-like isoform X2, which yields MSAKAISEQTGKDFLYKYICTTAAVQNRFRYASVTAETDWGRLTQEHPWLLTERLVVKPDQLIKRRGKLGLVGINLDLDGVREWLKPRLMKETTIGKAKGVLKNFLIEPFVPHPQEEEFYVCIYATREGDHVLFHHEGGVEVGDVDAKAQRLMVAVDEKLSEAQVTEQLLTHVPDEKKEVLASFIVGLFNLYEDLYFTYLEINPIVVTKDGVYVLDMAAKIDATADYICKAKWGDVEFPPPFGREAYPEEAYIADLDAKSGASLKLTLLNPHGRIWTMVAGGGASVVYSDTICDLGGVDELANYGEYSGAPSEQQTYDYAKTILSLMTREKHSQGKVLIIGGSIANFTNVAATFKGIVRAIKDYQGPLKEHEVTIFVRRGGPNYQEGLRVMGEVGKTTGIPIHVFGTETHMTAIVGMALGHKPIPNQPPMDAHTANFLLNASSSAKTPAATRTASFSEPRTSNDVTPAKKCKAGVPAEAQASSGCSGAKATTLFRKQTKTIVWGMQTRAVQGMLDFDYVCSREEPSVAAMVYPFTGDHKQKFYWGHKEILVPVYKNMADAMKKHSEVDVLISFASLRSAFDSTVESMQYPQIHTIAIIAEGIPEAQTRKLIKMADEKGVTIIGPATVGGIKPGCFKIGNTGGMLDNILASKLYRPGSVAYVSRSGGMSNELNNIISRTTDGVYEGVAIGGDRYPGSTFMDHVIRYEDTPGVKMIIVLGEIGGTEEYKICQGIREGRITKPVVCWCIGTCATMFASEVQFGHAGACANQASETALAKNQALRDAGAYVPKSFDELGDVIKTVYDDLVANGTIIPAQEVPPPTVPMDYSWARELGLIRKPASFMTSICDERGQELIYAGMPITEVFKEEMGLGGVLGLLWFQRRLPRYACQFIEMCLMVTADHGPAVSGAHNTIVCARAGKDLISSLTSGLLTIGDRFGGALDAAAKQFSKAFDSGMLPMEFVNKMKKDGKLIMGIGHRVKSINNPDMRVQILKDFVKQHFTSTQLLDYALDVEKITTSKKPNLILNVDGFIGVAFVDLLRTCGGFTRDEADEFVEIGALNGIFVLGRSMGFIGHYLDQKRLKQGLYRHPWDDISYVLPEHMSM from the exons ATGTCGGCGAAAGCCATCTCAGAGCAGACAGGAAAAGACTTCTTGTACAAGTACATCTGCACCACAGCGGCCGTGCAGAACCGCTTCCGCTATGCCAGTGTCACCGCTGAGACCGACTGGGGCCGCCTCACACAGGAGCATCCGTGGCTGCTGACGGAG CGGCTCGTTGTGAAGCCAGATCAACTCATCAAGCGGCGCGGGAAGCTCGGGCTGGTGGGCATCAACCTGGACCTGGACGGTGTCCGGGAGTGGCTCAAACCCCGCCTCATGAAAGAGACCACT ATCGGGAAGGCAAAGGGCGTGCTGAAGAATTTCCTCATCGAGCCGTTTGTCCCACACCCTCAG GAGGAGGAGTtctatgtgtgtatttatgccACACGCGAAGGCGACCATGTGCTTTTCCACCACGAGGGCGGAGTGGAGGTGGGCGACGTGGACGCCAAGGCCCAGAGGCTGATGGTTGCAGTGGATGAAAAGCTGAGCGAGGCCCAAGTCACGGAGCAGCTCCTCACACACGTTCCTGATGAAAAGAAAGA AGTCTTGGCCAGTTTTATAGTCGGTCTCTTCAACTTGTATGAGGACCTCTACTTCACCTACCTTGAGATCAACCCTATAG TCGTCACCAAAGATGGAGTGTACGTCCTCGACATGGCAGCTAAGATTGATGCTACAGCAGATTACATCTGCAAGGCTAAATGGGGTGATGTGGAGTTTCCTCCACCCTTTGGCAGAGAAGCATATCCAGAG GAGGCATACATAGCTGATCTGGATGCAAAGAGTGGTGCCAGTCTGAAGCTGACCCTGCTGAACCCTCACGGTAGGATCTGGACCATGGTGGCCGGAGGAGGGGCTTCAGTGGTCTACAG CGACACCATCTGTGACCTTGGCGGCGTGGACGAGCTAGCCAACTATGGCGAGTACTCTGGCGCACCCAGTGAACAGCAGACGTACGACTACGCGAAAACCATCCTGTCTCTTATGACACGGGAGAAACATTCCCAAG GGAAGGTGCTGATCATCGGAGGAAGTATTGCCAACTTCACCAATGTAGCAGCCACATTCAAG gGCATTGTCAGGGCCATCAAAGACTACCAAGGTCCTCTGAAGGAGCACGAGGTCACCATCTTCGTTCGACGTGGTGGGCCCAACTATCAGGAGGGGCTGAGGGTGATGGGGGAAGTAG GGAAGACCACAGGTATTCCCATCCATGTGTTTGGCACTGAAACCCACATGACGGCCATTGTTGGAATGGCTCTGGGCCACAAGCCAATCCCTAACCAGCCCCCAATGGACGCACATACGGCCAACTTCCTCCTCAATGCCAGCAGCAGTGCAAAG ACTCCAGCTGCAACAAGGACAGCTTCATTCTCTGAGCCGAGAACGTCTAACGATGTCACACCGGCTAAGAAGTGCAAAGCAGGTGTCCCAGCAG AAGCGCAAGCCTCTTCAGGCTGCAGCGGAG CCAAAGCCACCACGCTcttcagaaaacaaacaaagaccaTAGTCTGGGGCATGCAAACACGAGCCGTGCAAGGCATGCTGGACTTCGACTACGTGTGCTCCCGGGAGGAACCCTCGGTGGCAGCCATGGTCTACCCCTTCAC TGGGGATCATAAGCAGAAGTTCTACTGGGGCCACAAAGAGATCCTGGTGCCGGTCTATAAGAACATGGCCGACGCCATGAAGAAGCACTCCGAGGTGGACGTCCTGATTAGCTTTGCTTCACTGCGCTCAGCCTTCGACAGCACTGTGGAGTCCATGCAGTACCCGCAG ATCCACACAATTGCTATCATCGCTGAGGGCATCCCTGAAGCTCAGACAAGGAAGCTGATCAAGATGGCTGATGAGAAAGGTGTCACTATCATCGGCCCTGCTACG GTCGGCGGCATCAAGCCAGGCTGTTTTAAGATCGGCAACACAGGTGGCATGCTGGACAACATCCTGGCCTCCAAACTGTATCGCCCTGGCAGCGTGGCATATGTGTCGCGCTCTGGGGGCATGTCCAACGAGCTGAACAACATCATCTCCCGCACCACAGACGGCGTCTATGAAGGTGTGGCCATCGGAGGAGACAG ATATCCAGGCTCCACCTTCATGGACCACGTCATCCGTTACGAGGACACTCCAGGGGTCAAGATGATAATAGTGCTGGGAGAG ATTGGAGGCACAGAGGAGTACAAGATCTGCCAAGGCATCAGAGAGGGCAGGATAACCAAGCCTGTGGTGTGCTGGTGTATCGGAACCTGCGCCACCATGTTCGCCTCAGAG GTTCAGTTTGGCCATGCAGGAGCCTGCGCCAACCAGGCCTCAGAAACAGCATTAGCCAAGAACCAGGCTCTGAGGGATGCTGGAGCTTATGTACCGAAGAGCTTTGATGAACTGGGGGATGTCATCAA GACCGTGTATGACGACCTGGTGGCCAATGGGACCATCATTCCTGCCCAGGAGGTGCCTCCTCCAACAGTGCCTATGGATTACTCCTGGGCCAGG GAGTTGGGCCTGATCCGTAAGCCAGCCTCATTCATGACGAGCATCTGTGACGAACGAGGCCAGGAGCTCATCTACGCTGGCATGCCCATCACTGAGGTCTTTAAAGAGGAGATGGGTTTAGGAGGAGTGCTGGGCTTGCTTTGGTTCCAACGCAG GTTGCCGCGCTACGCCTGCCAGTTCATTGAGATGTGCCTGATGGTGACTGCTGATCACGGGCCTGCCGTCTCTGGTGCTCACAACACCATCGTCTGTGCTCGTGCCGGCAAGGACCTTATCTCAAGCCTCACGTCTGGACTGCTCACCATC GGGGACCGTTTTGGAGGTGCTCTGGATGCGGCGGCGAAGCAGTTCAGCAAGGCGTTTGACAGCGGCATGCTGCCCATGGAGTTTGTCAACAAGATGAAGAAGGACGGCAAGCTGATCATGGGCATTGGCCACAGAGTCAAATCA aTCAACAACCCCGACATGCGGGTACAGATTCTGAAGGACTTtgtgaagcagcattttacctCCACCCAGCTGCTGGACTACGCCCTGGACGTAGAGAAGATCACCACCTCCAAG AAACCCAACCTGATCCTCAACGTAGACGGTTTTATTGGTGTCGCCTTTGTGGACCTGCTGAGGACGTGTGGTGGCTTCACGCG AGATGAGGCTGACGAGTTTGTGGAGATCGGTGCACTAAATGGGATCTTTGTCCTCGGCCGCAGTATGGGCTTTATCG GGCATTACCTGGACCAGAAGAGGCTGAAACAGGGTCTGTACCGCCATCCTTGGGACGACATCTCCTACGTGCTTCCTGAGCATATGTCCATGTAA
- the LOC125880863 gene encoding ATP-citrate synthase-like isoform X1 → MSAKAISEQTGKDFLYKYICTTAAVQNRFRYASVTAETDWGRLTQEHPWLLTERLVVKPDQLIKRRGKLGLVGINLDLDGVREWLKPRLMKETTIGKAKGVLKNFLIEPFVPHPQEEEFYVCIYATREGDHVLFHHEGGVEVGDVDAKAQRLMVAVDEKLSEAQVTEQLLTHVPDEKKEVLASFIVGLFNLYEDLYFTYLEINPIVVTKDGVYVLDMAAKIDATADYICKAKWGDVEFPPPFGREAYPEEAYIADLDAKSGASLKLTLLNPHGRIWTMVAGGGASVVYSDTICDLGGVDELANYGEYSGAPSEQQTYDYAKTILSLMTREKHSQGKVLIIGGSIANFTNVAATFKGIVRAIKDYQGPLKEHEVTIFVRRGGPNYQEGLRVMGEVGKTTGIPIHVFGTETHMTAIVGMALGHKPIPNQPPMDAHTANFLLNASSSAKTPAATRTASFSEPRTSNDVTPAKKCKAGVPADALHSILLPLKNAVTGDWKEAQASSGCSGAKATTLFRKQTKTIVWGMQTRAVQGMLDFDYVCSREEPSVAAMVYPFTGDHKQKFYWGHKEILVPVYKNMADAMKKHSEVDVLISFASLRSAFDSTVESMQYPQIHTIAIIAEGIPEAQTRKLIKMADEKGVTIIGPATVGGIKPGCFKIGNTGGMLDNILASKLYRPGSVAYVSRSGGMSNELNNIISRTTDGVYEGVAIGGDRYPGSTFMDHVIRYEDTPGVKMIIVLGEIGGTEEYKICQGIREGRITKPVVCWCIGTCATMFASEVQFGHAGACANQASETALAKNQALRDAGAYVPKSFDELGDVIKTVYDDLVANGTIIPAQEVPPPTVPMDYSWARELGLIRKPASFMTSICDERGQELIYAGMPITEVFKEEMGLGGVLGLLWFQRRLPRYACQFIEMCLMVTADHGPAVSGAHNTIVCARAGKDLISSLTSGLLTIGDRFGGALDAAAKQFSKAFDSGMLPMEFVNKMKKDGKLIMGIGHRVKSINNPDMRVQILKDFVKQHFTSTQLLDYALDVEKITTSKKPNLILNVDGFIGVAFVDLLRTCGGFTRDEADEFVEIGALNGIFVLGRSMGFIGHYLDQKRLKQGLYRHPWDDISYVLPEHMSM, encoded by the exons ATGTCGGCGAAAGCCATCTCAGAGCAGACAGGAAAAGACTTCTTGTACAAGTACATCTGCACCACAGCGGCCGTGCAGAACCGCTTCCGCTATGCCAGTGTCACCGCTGAGACCGACTGGGGCCGCCTCACACAGGAGCATCCGTGGCTGCTGACGGAG CGGCTCGTTGTGAAGCCAGATCAACTCATCAAGCGGCGCGGGAAGCTCGGGCTGGTGGGCATCAACCTGGACCTGGACGGTGTCCGGGAGTGGCTCAAACCCCGCCTCATGAAAGAGACCACT ATCGGGAAGGCAAAGGGCGTGCTGAAGAATTTCCTCATCGAGCCGTTTGTCCCACACCCTCAG GAGGAGGAGTtctatgtgtgtatttatgccACACGCGAAGGCGACCATGTGCTTTTCCACCACGAGGGCGGAGTGGAGGTGGGCGACGTGGACGCCAAGGCCCAGAGGCTGATGGTTGCAGTGGATGAAAAGCTGAGCGAGGCCCAAGTCACGGAGCAGCTCCTCACACACGTTCCTGATGAAAAGAAAGA AGTCTTGGCCAGTTTTATAGTCGGTCTCTTCAACTTGTATGAGGACCTCTACTTCACCTACCTTGAGATCAACCCTATAG TCGTCACCAAAGATGGAGTGTACGTCCTCGACATGGCAGCTAAGATTGATGCTACAGCAGATTACATCTGCAAGGCTAAATGGGGTGATGTGGAGTTTCCTCCACCCTTTGGCAGAGAAGCATATCCAGAG GAGGCATACATAGCTGATCTGGATGCAAAGAGTGGTGCCAGTCTGAAGCTGACCCTGCTGAACCCTCACGGTAGGATCTGGACCATGGTGGCCGGAGGAGGGGCTTCAGTGGTCTACAG CGACACCATCTGTGACCTTGGCGGCGTGGACGAGCTAGCCAACTATGGCGAGTACTCTGGCGCACCCAGTGAACAGCAGACGTACGACTACGCGAAAACCATCCTGTCTCTTATGACACGGGAGAAACATTCCCAAG GGAAGGTGCTGATCATCGGAGGAAGTATTGCCAACTTCACCAATGTAGCAGCCACATTCAAG gGCATTGTCAGGGCCATCAAAGACTACCAAGGTCCTCTGAAGGAGCACGAGGTCACCATCTTCGTTCGACGTGGTGGGCCCAACTATCAGGAGGGGCTGAGGGTGATGGGGGAAGTAG GGAAGACCACAGGTATTCCCATCCATGTGTTTGGCACTGAAACCCACATGACGGCCATTGTTGGAATGGCTCTGGGCCACAAGCCAATCCCTAACCAGCCCCCAATGGACGCACATACGGCCAACTTCCTCCTCAATGCCAGCAGCAGTGCAAAG ACTCCAGCTGCAACAAGGACAGCTTCATTCTCTGAGCCGAGAACGTCTAACGATGTCACACCGGCTAAGAAGTGCAAAGCAGGTGTCCCAGCAG ACGCTCTTCATTCTATACTGTTGCCTCTGAAGAATGCAGTCACGGGCGATTGGAAAG AAGCGCAAGCCTCTTCAGGCTGCAGCGGAG CCAAAGCCACCACGCTcttcagaaaacaaacaaagaccaTAGTCTGGGGCATGCAAACACGAGCCGTGCAAGGCATGCTGGACTTCGACTACGTGTGCTCCCGGGAGGAACCCTCGGTGGCAGCCATGGTCTACCCCTTCAC TGGGGATCATAAGCAGAAGTTCTACTGGGGCCACAAAGAGATCCTGGTGCCGGTCTATAAGAACATGGCCGACGCCATGAAGAAGCACTCCGAGGTGGACGTCCTGATTAGCTTTGCTTCACTGCGCTCAGCCTTCGACAGCACTGTGGAGTCCATGCAGTACCCGCAG ATCCACACAATTGCTATCATCGCTGAGGGCATCCCTGAAGCTCAGACAAGGAAGCTGATCAAGATGGCTGATGAGAAAGGTGTCACTATCATCGGCCCTGCTACG GTCGGCGGCATCAAGCCAGGCTGTTTTAAGATCGGCAACACAGGTGGCATGCTGGACAACATCCTGGCCTCCAAACTGTATCGCCCTGGCAGCGTGGCATATGTGTCGCGCTCTGGGGGCATGTCCAACGAGCTGAACAACATCATCTCCCGCACCACAGACGGCGTCTATGAAGGTGTGGCCATCGGAGGAGACAG ATATCCAGGCTCCACCTTCATGGACCACGTCATCCGTTACGAGGACACTCCAGGGGTCAAGATGATAATAGTGCTGGGAGAG ATTGGAGGCACAGAGGAGTACAAGATCTGCCAAGGCATCAGAGAGGGCAGGATAACCAAGCCTGTGGTGTGCTGGTGTATCGGAACCTGCGCCACCATGTTCGCCTCAGAG GTTCAGTTTGGCCATGCAGGAGCCTGCGCCAACCAGGCCTCAGAAACAGCATTAGCCAAGAACCAGGCTCTGAGGGATGCTGGAGCTTATGTACCGAAGAGCTTTGATGAACTGGGGGATGTCATCAA GACCGTGTATGACGACCTGGTGGCCAATGGGACCATCATTCCTGCCCAGGAGGTGCCTCCTCCAACAGTGCCTATGGATTACTCCTGGGCCAGG GAGTTGGGCCTGATCCGTAAGCCAGCCTCATTCATGACGAGCATCTGTGACGAACGAGGCCAGGAGCTCATCTACGCTGGCATGCCCATCACTGAGGTCTTTAAAGAGGAGATGGGTTTAGGAGGAGTGCTGGGCTTGCTTTGGTTCCAACGCAG GTTGCCGCGCTACGCCTGCCAGTTCATTGAGATGTGCCTGATGGTGACTGCTGATCACGGGCCTGCCGTCTCTGGTGCTCACAACACCATCGTCTGTGCTCGTGCCGGCAAGGACCTTATCTCAAGCCTCACGTCTGGACTGCTCACCATC GGGGACCGTTTTGGAGGTGCTCTGGATGCGGCGGCGAAGCAGTTCAGCAAGGCGTTTGACAGCGGCATGCTGCCCATGGAGTTTGTCAACAAGATGAAGAAGGACGGCAAGCTGATCATGGGCATTGGCCACAGAGTCAAATCA aTCAACAACCCCGACATGCGGGTACAGATTCTGAAGGACTTtgtgaagcagcattttacctCCACCCAGCTGCTGGACTACGCCCTGGACGTAGAGAAGATCACCACCTCCAAG AAACCCAACCTGATCCTCAACGTAGACGGTTTTATTGGTGTCGCCTTTGTGGACCTGCTGAGGACGTGTGGTGGCTTCACGCG AGATGAGGCTGACGAGTTTGTGGAGATCGGTGCACTAAATGGGATCTTTGTCCTCGGCCGCAGTATGGGCTTTATCG GGCATTACCTGGACCAGAAGAGGCTGAAACAGGGTCTGTACCGCCATCCTTGGGACGACATCTCCTACGTGCTTCCTGAGCATATGTCCATGTAA